A genomic stretch from Chitinophaga agri includes:
- a CDS encoding D-TA family PLP-dependent enzyme, which translates to MDWYELHNINTIDTPAVLVYPERMRENILQVKQTVGNVQRLRPHIKTSKMTEAVQLLQGEGINKFKCATIAEAEMLGLAGAGDVLLAYQPVGPKIDRLLQIVEQYPDTKYACLVDNRASAIAIAAVFAAAKHTLPVYIDLNVGMNRTGIAPGPGNDALELYQELLQLPGVTPIGLHAYDGHLHDTEYQLRREKCNAGFAPVLALAAAITESGAPAPKIVAGGTPTYAIHAERDGVECSPGTFIFQDWGYYNLHPEQTFVFAASVITRVISVIDGKHLCVDLGHKSVAAENPQPRVHFLKLPDAELQGHSEEHMVIKVPDTSLYPVGTVLYGIPLHICPTVALHERVGVVESNNCVAWWKVIARDRKIMI; encoded by the coding sequence ATGGACTGGTACGAACTGCACAATATTAACACAATTGACACGCCTGCTGTGCTGGTATATCCTGAACGCATGCGGGAAAACATCTTACAGGTAAAACAAACAGTAGGAAATGTACAACGTCTGCGTCCGCATATTAAGACGAGCAAGATGACAGAAGCCGTGCAGTTATTGCAGGGGGAAGGCATCAACAAGTTCAAATGTGCGACGATCGCTGAAGCCGAAATGCTTGGACTGGCCGGTGCGGGAGATGTACTACTGGCGTATCAGCCCGTTGGTCCCAAGATTGACAGGTTATTGCAGATAGTGGAACAATATCCGGATACGAAATATGCCTGCCTGGTGGATAACCGCGCATCTGCTATTGCAATTGCAGCTGTATTCGCAGCAGCGAAGCATACACTCCCCGTATATATCGATCTCAATGTCGGTATGAACAGGACGGGTATAGCACCGGGTCCGGGTAATGATGCATTGGAATTGTACCAGGAGTTGTTACAACTGCCAGGTGTCACGCCAATAGGATTACACGCATACGATGGTCATCTGCATGATACAGAATATCAGTTACGCAGAGAGAAATGTAATGCAGGATTTGCGCCTGTACTGGCACTCGCCGCGGCTATCACAGAAAGCGGTGCACCCGCGCCGAAAATAGTAGCAGGTGGCACGCCCACCTATGCGATACATGCTGAGCGGGATGGGGTGGAATGCAGCCCGGGTACATTTATTTTCCAGGACTGGGGCTATTATAATCTGCATCCTGAACAGACATTTGTATTTGCCGCCTCGGTTATTACCCGTGTTATTTCTGTTATTGACGGAAAACATCTGTGTGTCGACCTCGGACATAAATCTGTCGCTGCCGAAAACCCGCAACCGCGTGTTCATTTCCTGAAGCTGCCGGATGCGGAACTCCAGGGACACAGCGAAGAGCATATGGTGATCAAAGTGCCGGATACATCGCTATACCCTGTGGGAACGGTATTGTACGGCATCCCGTTACATATCTGTCCGACGGTAGCCCTGCATGAGCGTGTTGGTGTAGTAGAAAGTAACAATTGTGTGGCATGGTGGAAAGTGATAGCGAGAGACAGAAAGATCATGATCTAA
- a CDS encoding RidA family protein codes for MTPTENFKALGLSLPPAPSPLGVYKPCLVDGKYLYLSGHGPVQDDKSLIIGRIGVEFDMEAGKLAARQVGLTMLSTIVANLGSLDKVKRVIKVLGMVNCTPDFGRHPYIINGASELFAKVWGEENGIGVRSAVGMGSLPDNIPVEIEALFELH; via the coding sequence ATGACACCAACAGAGAACTTTAAAGCATTAGGATTATCATTACCACCTGCACCATCACCACTCGGTGTTTACAAGCCATGCCTCGTTGATGGCAAGTACCTGTATCTCTCCGGTCATGGTCCCGTACAGGATGATAAGAGCCTGATCATCGGCCGTATTGGTGTTGAGTTTGACATGGAAGCAGGTAAGCTGGCTGCAAGACAGGTGGGCCTCACTATGCTGTCTACTATCGTAGCAAACCTGGGCAGTCTTGACAAAGTAAAACGCGTGATCAAAGTGCTGGGTATGGTGAACTGTACGCCCGACTTTGGCCGTCACCCTTATATTATCAATGGTGCGAGTGAACTGTTCGCAAAAGTATGGGGAGAGGAAAATGGTATTGGCGTACGTAGTGCAGTAGGTATGGGCTCCCTCCCGGATAATATACCAGTGGAGATCGAAGCATTATTTGAATTACATTAA
- a CDS encoding gluconate:H+ symporter, which yields MALLVVFASILLLVLLVAYFRLNTFIAFLIVCLFMGLALNMVRLPEERMSIADITQSIQTGIGKTLGSLVIIIVFGSMLGKLVAESGAAQRIANGLMQVFGRKYVQWSLMLTGFIVGIPLFYNIGFVLMVPLIFTVAARTKLPAVYLGIPMLASLSVTHGYLPPHPSPTALVGTFHANMGLTLIYGLIVAIPAIILAGPVFSRFLKKYTQEPAKLFTVEVMPDELLPSMGTSIVAALLPVLLLAGTSLLKLQAHPDSYLWEITTWLGDPVIVMLLAVLNGAYLLGIRRGVPVKKVMSIMEDAIRDVSVIILIIGGSGALTQMLLDSKVSKVITDSLQGMHMNPLILAWSIAALIRVSVGSATVAGLTTAGIVAPLVVGSTVHPSLMVLATGAGSLMFSHVNDGGFWMFKEYFNLSVKDTFKTWSVMETIVSVVGLIGCLILNLFI from the coding sequence ATGGCTCTATTAGTAGTATTTGCTTCCATCCTGCTACTGGTACTACTGGTAGCTTATTTCCGGTTAAATACATTCATTGCGTTCCTTATTGTATGTCTCTTTATGGGACTGGCCCTGAATATGGTCAGACTCCCGGAAGAAAGGATGTCTATCGCAGACATCACACAGTCTATACAAACAGGTATTGGCAAGACATTAGGATCACTGGTGATCATTATCGTATTTGGCAGTATGCTGGGTAAACTGGTCGCCGAAAGCGGCGCTGCACAGCGTATTGCCAATGGACTGATGCAGGTCTTCGGACGGAAGTACGTCCAGTGGTCGCTGATGCTTACCGGGTTTATTGTAGGTATTCCGTTATTCTACAATATCGGGTTTGTACTGATGGTACCACTGATATTCACTGTAGCTGCACGTACCAAACTACCTGCGGTGTACCTGGGTATTCCGATGCTGGCATCTTTATCGGTCACGCATGGTTATTTACCGCCTCATCCTTCGCCTACGGCACTCGTTGGTACCTTCCATGCCAATATGGGATTAACGCTCATATACGGCCTTATTGTGGCTATTCCCGCTATTATACTGGCAGGTCCTGTATTCAGTCGCTTCCTTAAAAAATATACGCAGGAGCCGGCTAAGTTATTCACAGTAGAAGTGATGCCTGATGAACTGCTGCCTTCCATGGGTACCAGTATTGTGGCGGCACTATTGCCCGTGTTATTACTGGCGGGTACTTCCCTGTTAAAATTACAGGCGCATCCTGATTCTTATTTATGGGAGATCACTACCTGGTTGGGTGACCCGGTGATCGTAATGTTACTGGCAGTGCTGAATGGTGCTTATCTGCTGGGTATCAGGAGAGGCGTACCGGTCAAGAAGGTGATGAGCATTATGGAAGATGCGATCCGCGATGTATCAGTGATCATCCTCATTATTGGTGGTTCGGGTGCATTGACACAGATGCTGCTGGATAGTAAGGTAAGTAAAGTAATTACCGATAGTTTGCAGGGCATGCATATGAATCCGCTGATACTGGCCTGGAGTATCGCAGCACTGATCCGGGTAAGTGTCGGTTCTGCTACTGTCGCCGGACTGACCACTGCTGGTATCGTAGCGCCGCTGGTAGTAGGCAGTACGGTGCATCCGAGTCTGATGGTACTGGCCACCGGCGCAGGAAGCCTGATGTTCTCGCATGTGAATGACGGCGGCTTCTGGATGTTTAAGGAATATTTTAATTTGTCTGTGAAAGATACCTTCAAGACCTGGTCAGTAATGGAGACAATTGTTTCTGTTGTCGGACTGATCGGATGTCTGATATTAAACCTCTTTATCTAA
- a CDS encoding ABC transporter permease, with protein MQFRDTFSLAFRSVSGNRLRAGLTVAIIGFGIMALVGIFTAIDSMKSSIYSSFANMGANSFNIQSRALKIRIGGGGGATKGSKKAKVKTSNSNVPITYKEAMTFKRQYLFPATVSVSTNATGNATVYKNDKKTNPNVRVIGGDESYLQLSNYTLREGRNLNQLDVESGRNVALLGMDVAKKLFGDNLKNVVNSTIRVGNVRYRVVGVMAPKGNSGFMSADNVVITTVNNTRRIFDRPNASYNIGVSVKDITKMEAAIGEATGQFRIIRHLTLGEEENFYINKSDSIAEMLFGTLSYVVFAAVLIGAITLFGSAIGLTNIMLVSVAERTREIGVNKALGATSKVIRQQFVYESIIISLLGGVLGVILGMMVGNLVSLLTGSSFIIPWLWITTGILICAAVGLVSGIYPAIKASRLDPIVALRYE; from the coding sequence ATGCAGTTCCGTGACACATTTTCCCTCGCCTTTCGCTCTGTTAGTGGCAATCGCTTGCGCGCAGGGCTTACTGTCGCCATCATTGGCTTTGGTATTATGGCCCTGGTAGGCATCTTTACCGCCATTGACAGCATGAAAAGCAGTATTTACAGCAGCTTTGCCAATATGGGAGCTAATAGCTTCAATATACAGAGCAGGGCACTGAAGATACGTATTGGCGGCGGTGGCGGCGCAACAAAAGGGAGCAAAAAGGCGAAAGTCAAGACATCTAATAGTAATGTTCCTATTACTTACAAGGAAGCCATGACTTTTAAACGCCAGTACCTTTTTCCTGCTACAGTAAGTGTGTCTACAAATGCCACAGGCAATGCGACTGTTTATAAGAACGACAAGAAAACAAATCCGAATGTCCGTGTCATTGGCGGAGATGAAAGTTATCTGCAACTGTCTAATTATACATTACGGGAAGGACGTAATCTGAATCAGCTGGATGTGGAATCAGGAAGGAACGTGGCATTGCTGGGAATGGACGTTGCAAAGAAACTGTTCGGAGATAACCTGAAGAATGTAGTGAACAGCACCATCCGCGTGGGAAATGTGCGTTACCGCGTAGTTGGTGTGATGGCGCCTAAAGGGAACAGTGGTTTTATGAGTGCGGACAATGTGGTGATCACAACGGTGAATAATACACGCCGCATATTTGACCGCCCAAATGCATCCTATAACATTGGCGTTTCTGTGAAGGATATTACTAAGATGGAGGCGGCAATAGGTGAGGCAACCGGTCAGTTCAGGATCATCCGTCACCTGACATTAGGGGAAGAAGAGAATTTTTATATCAATAAAAGCGACAGCATTGCCGAGATGCTGTTTGGCACGCTGAGCTATGTGGTGTTTGCAGCGGTACTGATAGGTGCGATCACGCTATTCGGATCGGCGATCGGGCTGACAAACATCATGCTGGTATCGGTGGCTGAGCGTACCCGTGAGATCGGGGTGAACAAGGCTCTGGGTGCTACCAGTAAAGTGATCCGTCAGCAGTTTGTATACGAGTCTATCATCATCAGTTTACTGGGAGGTGTGCTGGGGGTGATACTGGGTATGATGGTAGGCAATCTTGTGTCATTATTAACAGGTTCTAGTTTTATAATTCCGTGGTTATGGATAACGACTGGGATATTGATCTGTGCCGCCGTAGGGCTGGTATCAGGCATATATCCGGCCATTAAGGCGTCTCGTCTGGATCCGATAGTTGCATTGCGTTACGAATAA
- a CDS encoding LacI family DNA-binding transcriptional regulator → MPNPPTIKEIAQRLNLATSTVSRALHNHPRIGLKTRMQVQALAKELQYEPNQTAIFFQQKKTFTLGIILPELSEAFFSAAISGIEDTANQHNYMVLLGQSHDDTEREKKIVEIMKNHRVDGLLVSLAKNTVQYAHFDMLRKYNIPVVFFDRIPDMKDIHYVACNMESGTVQAVSLLLQQGHRVIGMINGPEKLIASRQRTTGYRKAMQQQRLKYDATLNVHADLSREGTRQAMQQLLSHKRKVTAIVAFNDYVSQDAVQYALEQGLQINRDICFVSYANLPLSSYMAFPPLASVEQYPYQQGQKATEILLALLADKLSPEDYQQVIIDSRLVIAPGR, encoded by the coding sequence ATGCCCAATCCACCTACCATAAAAGAAATTGCCCAAAGGCTGAACCTGGCTACTTCCACCGTGTCCCGGGCTCTCCACAACCATCCGCGTATCGGCTTGAAAACCAGGATGCAGGTACAGGCGCTGGCCAAAGAACTACAATACGAACCGAATCAGACCGCCATCTTCTTTCAGCAGAAAAAAACCTTTACGCTGGGAATTATTCTGCCGGAATTGTCAGAAGCTTTCTTTTCCGCTGCGATCAGCGGCATTGAGGACACTGCCAATCAGCACAATTACATGGTGCTGTTAGGACAATCTCATGATGACACTGAAAGGGAAAAGAAGATCGTGGAAATCATGAAGAACCACCGGGTAGACGGGCTGCTGGTTTCCCTTGCCAAAAATACTGTGCAGTATGCCCATTTTGATATGCTGCGTAAGTATAACATACCGGTTGTATTTTTTGATCGTATTCCCGATATGAAAGACATTCATTATGTAGCCTGTAATATGGAATCAGGCACGGTACAGGCGGTATCGTTGCTATTACAACAGGGCCACCGGGTGATAGGTATGATCAATGGTCCGGAGAAACTGATCGCCAGCCGGCAGCGTACTACCGGCTATCGTAAAGCCATGCAGCAGCAAAGATTGAAATATGACGCTACGCTGAATGTACACGCCGACCTGTCCAGAGAAGGTACCCGCCAGGCAATGCAGCAGTTATTATCACACAAAAGGAAAGTAACGGCCATTGTCGCATTTAACGACTATGTGTCACAGGATGCAGTGCAGTATGCATTGGAACAGGGCCTGCAGATCAACAGGGATATCTGTTTTGTGAGCTACGCCAATCTGCCGCTTAGCAGCTACATGGCGTTTCCGCCACTCGCGTCCGTGGAGCAATATCCTTATCAGCAGGGACAAAAAGCAACAGAGATCCTGCTGGCTTTACTGGCTGACAAGCTGTCTCCTGAAGACTATCAGCAGGTCATCATCGACTCACGGCTCGTGATTGCCCCCGGCAGATAA
- a CDS encoding phosphotransferase enzyme family protein, whose translation MQDILAAYGLVMEECHIQPFGSGLINATWKVSSADQHYILQRINHAVFKTPELIAQNIRMIGQYLHQYHPDYFFVQPVRTVDGEEMVITAAGEYFRLQPFVSDSYSYDVVNDVQLAYEAAKQFGRFTRLLSGIDISSMQFPLHDFHNLTLRYQQFEEAIQHGNVERIAAAAADIEKVRSYQQLTATFIAIQRHPDFKIRVMHHDTKISNVLFDAAGKGICVIDLDTVMPGYFISDFGDMMRTYLSPVSEEETDLSKVTVRTDYYRAIVQGYLSEMASELSEVEKAHLVYAGQFLVYMQAIRFLTDYFNNDSYYGAKYERHNLLRARNQLTLLDSITQQEQTLSFVAAH comes from the coding sequence ATGCAAGATATACTCGCGGCTTATGGATTAGTAATGGAGGAATGTCATATTCAGCCATTCGGCAGTGGGCTGATCAACGCCACCTGGAAAGTCTCTTCGGCTGATCAACATTATATCCTGCAACGCATCAATCACGCGGTATTTAAAACACCGGAGCTGATTGCACAAAATATCCGTATGATCGGGCAATACCTTCACCAGTATCATCCGGATTATTTCTTTGTACAACCAGTGCGTACTGTAGACGGGGAAGAGATGGTCATTACGGCCGCAGGGGAATATTTCAGGCTACAGCCTTTCGTCAGCGACTCATATAGCTATGATGTTGTGAATGACGTACAACTGGCTTATGAAGCAGCGAAACAATTCGGCCGTTTTACCAGGCTATTGTCAGGTATCGATATCAGCAGCATGCAGTTTCCATTGCATGACTTTCACAATCTGACCTTGCGTTATCAACAGTTTGAGGAAGCAATACAACATGGCAATGTGGAGAGAATTGCAGCAGCGGCGGCAGACATAGAGAAGGTACGCAGTTATCAACAGCTCACTGCCACGTTTATCGCTATTCAGCGGCATCCTGATTTTAAAATAAGGGTCATGCATCACGACACCAAGATCAGTAATGTACTGTTTGATGCAGCAGGTAAAGGGATCTGTGTGATTGACCTTGATACGGTGATGCCGGGGTACTTCATCAGTGACTTTGGGGATATGATGCGAACGTATCTTTCTCCCGTGAGTGAAGAAGAGACAGATCTCAGCAAAGTAACGGTCAGGACAGATTACTACAGGGCGATCGTACAGGGGTATCTGAGTGAGATGGCATCCGAACTGAGTGAGGTGGAAAAGGCGCACCTGGTATATGCGGGGCAGTTCCTGGTGTATATGCAGGCCATTCGCTTTCTGACGGATTATTTCAACAATGACAGCTACTACGGCGCAAAATATGAACGACATAATCTCCTGCGGGCGCGCAACCAGTTAACATTGCTGGACAGCATCACGCAGCAGGAACAAACGCTTTCTTTTGTGGCGGCTCACTAA